From a single Deltaproteobacteria bacterium IMCC39524 genomic region:
- a CDS encoding M3 family oligoendopeptidase: protein MSQISPDKIRWDLTSLYADLDDEKLQADLGAAHQQAEQFRDAFHGRIDHPEINPASFSQALKEYEALQLLVLKPYLFAQLLFYSESDNPGHTSLVARVREAWQAIHELTLFFELEILALEEDVYRTLLENAAVVPFAHYLSTVRAHAAYTQSEAVEQALKRKDLSGKEAFVQLFDELTSGFSYAYRFPGETEEREATGEELLSLIYHPDRQVRETAFATFLAKHADNALVLTSCFNNLLLDHGKEAELRHYPDLMTPTHLSSETDPEMVEQMLTVTEAHYSLAQEYFELKRCLLGLDKLKNTDLYAPVGVEPRTYTFPEALDLVIDAFRGFSPEMAEIVERLVVEGKLDVTPRSGKSGGAFCMGLYPGADPYVLLNFTGTLRDVSTLAHELGHAVHYVLSGEQNFFHYHAPLPLAETASVFGEMLLTRALLEGEPDRQTRISLLCTKIEEIIATTFRQTVLTRFELAAHTRRGQDLLAADEICELWLAENAKLLGDDVEMIPSYRWGWSYISHFIHARFYCYSYVFGELLVLALYQKYRAEGASFIPAYMKILRAGGSVRPDALVKPLGIDLADPDFWAQGYGLVGELIDELKGLIQSDKKVLKS, encoded by the coding sequence ATGTCACAAATATCACCAGATAAAATCCGTTGGGATCTCACCTCACTCTATGCCGACCTCGATGATGAAAAGCTGCAAGCAGATCTGGGTGCTGCTCACCAACAGGCAGAACAGTTCCGGGACGCTTTCCACGGCAGGATCGATCATCCGGAAATAAATCCTGCAAGCTTCAGTCAGGCCTTAAAAGAATATGAGGCTCTGCAACTTCTAGTTCTCAAGCCCTACCTTTTTGCACAGCTCCTCTTCTATTCTGAGAGCGATAACCCGGGACATACCTCTCTCGTGGCAAGGGTGCGTGAAGCCTGGCAGGCGATTCACGAACTGACGCTCTTTTTTGAATTGGAAATCCTCGCCCTTGAGGAGGATGTGTATAGAACTCTCCTGGAAAATGCAGCAGTTGTCCCGTTTGCTCACTACCTGTCAACGGTCCGGGCTCATGCTGCATATACCCAGAGCGAAGCCGTAGAGCAGGCCCTGAAACGCAAGGACCTCTCCGGCAAAGAGGCGTTCGTGCAGCTTTTTGATGAACTGACCTCCGGCTTTTCCTATGCTTATCGGTTTCCAGGCGAAACGGAAGAACGCGAGGCCACAGGCGAGGAGTTGCTGTCGCTGATTTACCACCCGGATCGTCAGGTTCGCGAAACGGCATTTGCGACCTTTCTCGCCAAGCATGCTGACAATGCGCTGGTGCTGACCAGCTGCTTTAACAACCTGCTGCTTGATCACGGTAAGGAAGCAGAGCTGAGACATTATCCTGACCTGATGACACCAACCCACCTGAGCAGTGAAACTGACCCGGAGATGGTCGAGCAGATGTTGACCGTGACTGAAGCGCACTACTCGCTGGCCCAGGAATATTTTGAGTTGAAGCGGTGCTTGCTCGGGCTCGACAAACTGAAGAACACCGATCTCTACGCTCCCGTGGGGGTAGAGCCCAGGACATATACGTTTCCTGAAGCCCTTGACCTGGTGATTGATGCTTTTCGCGGTTTTTCCCCAGAAATGGCTGAGATTGTTGAACGCCTGGTCGTCGAGGGCAAACTCGATGTCACCCCCCGCTCCGGCAAGTCAGGTGGCGCCTTCTGCATGGGCCTCTACCCCGGCGCTGATCCCTATGTGCTTCTCAATTTCACCGGCACCCTCCGTGATGTCTCTACTTTGGCCCATGAATTAGGGCATGCGGTTCATTATGTCCTCTCTGGAGAACAGAACTTTTTTCATTATCATGCACCTTTGCCCCTGGCTGAGACGGCAAGTGTCTTCGGCGAGATGCTACTGACCCGTGCGCTGTTGGAGGGTGAACCGGATCGGCAGACCCGCATAAGCCTGCTCTGCACAAAAATTGAAGAAATAATCGCCACAACCTTTCGCCAGACGGTCTTGACCCGTTTTGAGTTGGCGGCACACACCAGGCGTGGACAGGACCTTCTGGCCGCTGACGAGATCTGTGAACTGTGGCTTGCCGAGAATGCCAAACTGCTCGGCGATGACGTTGAGATGATCCCTTCGTATCGTTGGGGTTGGAGTTATATCAGCCATTTTATCCATGCTCGCTTCTACTGCTATTCCTATGTCTTTGGTGAACTCCTGGTGCTTGCGCTCTATCAGAAATACCGTGCGGAAGGGGCTAGCTTTATTCCTGCGTACATGAAGATCCTGCGTGCCGGTGGTTCTGTAAGGCCTGATGCTCTGGTTAAGCCGTTGGGGATTGATCTTGCGGATCCGGATTTCTGGGCACAGGGGTATGGTTTGGTTGGGGAGTTGATTGATGAGCTTAAAGGGCTGATTCAGTCGGACAAGAAAGTGCTGAAGTCGTGA
- a CDS encoding DUF3106 domain-containing protein, with product MTRLSIIIKVTTLLAFTCLITTPAFAGKGPGKHSGQGDLQQWWQSLPQNEQQMLRDRYEIFKSLPEEKQQRLQKRWQDYRDLPPEERKQMHKKFNRWQDMDPQERERLRGTYRKFQDLPKDRRRQLKEELYQLRGLPPEEKEQRRREIHRRYFPE from the coding sequence ATGACACGATTGAGTATTATTATCAAAGTTACGACCCTACTCGCCTTCACCTGCCTTATTACAACTCCCGCCTTTGCGGGTAAAGGCCCGGGCAAGCATTCAGGCCAGGGTGATCTGCAGCAGTGGTGGCAAAGCCTGCCACAAAATGAGCAGCAGATGCTTCGCGATCGCTACGAAATATTCAAGAGCCTGCCGGAGGAAAAGCAGCAACGCCTGCAGAAACGTTGGCAGGACTACCGGGATTTGCCACCTGAAGAACGCAAGCAGATGCACAAGAAGTTCAATCGCTGGCAGGATATGGATCCGCAAGAACGTGAGCGACTGCGCGGAACCTACCGCAAATTTCAGGACCTGCCGAAAGATCGACGCAGGCAATTAAAGGAAGAGCTTTATCAGCTGCGCGGCCTTCCTCCCGAAGAGAAAGAACAACGTCGCAGGGAGATCCACCGACGGTATTTCCCGGAATAA
- a CDS encoding RNA polymerase sigma factor, with translation MPSTTAAIVDTPAGSRYPRRMVNTDEKALLERVLKGDESGFEEIVREHTGKLVGLAWRLVGSREDAEELAQEAFLRLHRSLPGFRGDSLIGTWLYRTTTRLAIDFLRRERIKRKVFFFRQDNDSADPVELARDGRQTPGEIFQTQEAMRTLRKSLQNLSSRQQVIFMLRHYEGLALKEIAEHLGLETGTVKAHLHRAVTQLRKDLVQFRGGDHE, from the coding sequence GTGCCATCAACTACGGCAGCAATCGTTGACACGCCAGCGGGGAGTCGCTACCCTCGGCGGATGGTCAACACCGATGAAAAAGCCCTGCTGGAAAGAGTCCTCAAGGGTGACGAATCCGGTTTCGAGGAGATCGTCAGGGAACATACCGGCAAGCTTGTCGGGCTGGCCTGGCGCCTGGTCGGCAGTCGTGAAGATGCCGAGGAACTGGCCCAGGAAGCTTTTTTGCGACTACATCGCTCCTTGCCTGGCTTTCGAGGAGACAGCCTTATCGGCACCTGGCTTTATCGGACGACGACCCGGCTGGCCATCGACTTTCTGCGCAGGGAGCGCATCAAGCGCAAAGTCTTCTTCTTTCGCCAGGACAACGACTCTGCCGATCCGGTGGAACTGGCAAGAGATGGCCGTCAGACTCCGGGAGAAATTTTCCAGACCCAGGAGGCCATGCGAACGCTGAGGAAAAGCCTGCAGAATCTTTCCTCACGGCAACAGGTTATTTTTATGTTACGCCACTACGAAGGCTTGGCGTTGAAAGAGATTGCCGAACATCTTGGCCTGGAGACGGGAACCGTAAAAGCGCACCTGCATCGAGCCGTAACCCAATTACGCAAAGACCTGGTTCAGTTTCGCGGGGGAGATCATGAATAA
- a CDS encoding glutamate-cysteine ligase family protein codes for MLIPNKNKRNELITSRDQLISFLSAGARPESDWGIGAEMEKLVLDIHTGEAAEFHRVEALLSALAKSGDWQEVREGTRLIGLQGEHSSITLEPGSQLELSGQLCADLFCNCNDFSKHIVNAVAACNDLGLILVGLGVQPFTPLDKIEWAPKSRYEIMGPYMLKTGDMGQRMMKQSAGLQVNLDFCDEADCMRKLRLAQALSPLIYGLFANSPLLEGEASGFLTTRGEIWSRTDPDRTGLLPFLDNPGAGFSDYVDYALDVPMYFIMRDGQYVDLTQRPFCFREYLTSGYKGHQATMADWDLHLSTLFTEVRLRPQVEVRCADSLPPHLVLTVAALLKGLMYDEDSFQKAWEHCRPTSSAEVTQTSRQAWKLGLKTPWREGTLQDLARTCLTLARDGLDRQQSRRCQERSESYFLNGLDSLIEGGVTLAEQLLQNWHGSRQDKVKALIQHCGFFDVASNRTDANCSNEQFKS; via the coding sequence ATGCTCATTCCGAACAAAAACAAGCGTAACGAGCTGATTACTTCGCGCGATCAACTGATCAGCTTCCTTAGTGCCGGAGCCCGCCCTGAAAGCGATTGGGGCATTGGCGCCGAGATGGAAAAGCTGGTCCTTGATATCCACACCGGAGAAGCCGCAGAATTTCACAGGGTCGAAGCACTGCTCTCTGCCTTGGCAAAAAGCGGTGACTGGCAGGAGGTCCGTGAAGGCACAAGACTGATTGGCTTGCAGGGAGAACATTCCTCCATAACCCTCGAACCCGGCAGTCAGTTGGAACTTTCAGGGCAACTCTGTGCCGACCTCTTCTGTAACTGCAATGATTTTTCCAAGCATATCGTCAACGCCGTCGCCGCCTGTAACGATCTTGGCTTGATTCTGGTCGGATTGGGAGTTCAACCATTCACGCCCCTCGATAAAATTGAGTGGGCACCGAAATCCCGTTACGAGATCATGGGGCCCTACATGCTGAAGACTGGTGACATGGGTCAACGTATGATGAAGCAGAGCGCAGGACTCCAGGTTAACCTTGATTTCTGCGATGAAGCAGACTGCATGAGAAAGCTGCGCCTTGCCCAGGCGCTCTCGCCGCTTATCTACGGGCTGTTCGCCAACTCACCGCTCCTTGAGGGAGAAGCGAGCGGATTTTTGACCACACGGGGAGAAATCTGGTCCCGCACAGACCCGGACCGTACCGGCCTCTTGCCTTTCCTGGACAATCCCGGCGCAGGATTCAGTGATTATGTCGATTACGCTCTCGACGTGCCGATGTACTTTATTATGCGCGATGGCCAATATGTCGATCTGACCCAACGACCTTTCTGCTTCCGCGAGTACCTTACGTCGGGTTACAAGGGCCATCAGGCAACCATGGCCGATTGGGACCTGCACCTGTCCACGCTCTTTACCGAAGTCCGCCTGCGACCGCAGGTCGAAGTCCGCTGCGCCGACAGCCTGCCACCTCACCTGGTCCTGACCGTCGCCGCCCTGCTCAAAGGCCTGATGTACGATGAAGACTCCTTCCAGAAAGCCTGGGAGCATTGTCGTCCCACCTCCTCTGCAGAGGTCACACAAACTTCCCGACAGGCATGGAAACTCGGGCTGAAGACTCCCTGGAGAGAGGGAACCCTGCAGGACCTGGCACGGACCTGCCTGACACTCGCTCGTGACGGCCTCGACCGTCAGCAATCACGACGCTGCCAGGAACGCAGCGAGAGTTACTTCCTTAATGGCCTTGATAGCTTGATCGAAGGCGGCGTGACCCTCGCCGAACAACTCTTACAGAATTGGCACGGCAGTCGGCAGGACAAGGTCAAAGCGTTGATTCAACATTGCGGCTTTTTCGACGTCGCCTCAAACCGCACGGACGCAAACTGCAGCAATGAGCAGTTCAAATCTTAA
- the mce gene encoding methylmalonyl-CoA epimerase, with the protein MPKKISHIGIAVKSIEESTAFYRDVLGMEFEGTEVVEEQKVKVAFFVVGESRIELLEATSDDSPVAKFLEKNGPGVHHVAYEVADLQARLVQLKAEGVRLIDETPRTGAHKTKIAFMHPKASGGVLTELCQPGDH; encoded by the coding sequence ATGCCAAAAAAAATCAGTCACATCGGTATCGCCGTCAAGAGCATCGAAGAGTCCACAGCTTTTTACCGGGATGTCCTCGGGATGGAGTTTGAAGGTACGGAAGTCGTCGAAGAGCAGAAGGTCAAGGTCGCTTTTTTTGTGGTTGGTGAAAGCCGCATTGAGCTTTTGGAGGCAACCTCTGACGATTCGCCGGTTGCCAAGTTCCTGGAAAAGAACGGTCCGGGAGTGCATCACGTGGCTTATGAGGTTGCGGATCTTCAGGCGCGGCTGGTGCAGCTCAAGGCTGAGGGTGTGCGTTTGATTGATGAGACGCCGCGTACCGGGGCCCATAAAACGAAAATAGCGTTCATGCATCCCAAGGCGAGCGGTGGCGTATTGACCGAGCTTTGCCAGCCCGGCGATCATTAG
- the tkt gene encoding transketolase: protein MAQTLDMQQAQRAIDTIRLLSADMVEQAQSGHPGTPMEAAPIAYLLYKKYMRYNPKNPDWAGRDRFILSCGHASALLYSMLHLSGYELSLDDLKNFRQIDSPTAGHPEFGHAPGIETTTGPLGQGISVGVGMAMGARFLQQRVNQELFDYTTYGICSDGDLMEGVASEAASLAGHLRLGNLVYLYLDNKITIEGDTDLAFTEEVATRYLSYGWHVQHVEGENVQDLDRAIAKAKSSPRPSLIIARSHIGFGAPNKQDTHDAHGAPLGAEELKLTKKFFDRDPEATFVVPADVIEHMGEAIKRGAEQEAEWQKAFAKELLQNTDLAAWQKVAAGELPEGWDDLPKFAAGEKLATRQASGKTLNAIAGKLPFLLGGSADLGPSNNTTLVGEDSYTPTTVGRNIHFGVREHGMAAILNGLAHTPGLIPFGGTFMIFADYMRPPMRLAAMMGLQTVYVLTHDSIGLGEDGPTHQPIEQLPNLRAVPNLTVIRPGDANETLEAWKATIANQQGPTALILTRQGLPTLDRTQLGAAEGLHQGGYVLSKEQGDLQTIIIASGSEVPLALDAQKQLQADGIGTRVVSLPSWELFEKQTQDYRDQVLPPACLNRVAVEAASSFGWERYVGFKGKVVGMQGYGASGPAGQLMEKFGFTVDNVVAKVKELL, encoded by the coding sequence ATGGCACAAACACTAGACATGCAACAGGCCCAGAGGGCCATCGACACAATCCGCCTGCTTTCCGCCGACATGGTTGAACAGGCCCAGTCAGGGCATCCCGGCACCCCCATGGAAGCCGCCCCGATTGCCTACCTGCTGTACAAAAAGTACATGCGTTACAATCCAAAAAACCCGGATTGGGCAGGGCGTGATCGATTCATCCTCTCCTGCGGCCATGCCTCGGCGCTCCTTTACAGTATGCTGCACCTCTCAGGCTACGAACTCTCGTTGGACGACCTGAAAAATTTCCGCCAGATCGACAGCCCAACCGCCGGCCACCCGGAATTCGGTCACGCGCCCGGCATCGAAACCACCACCGGACCTCTCGGTCAGGGTATCTCGGTTGGCGTCGGCATGGCCATGGGTGCTCGCTTCCTGCAGCAACGCGTCAACCAAGAGCTGTTCGACTATACGACCTACGGGATCTGCTCCGATGGCGACCTGATGGAAGGCGTCGCCTCCGAGGCCGCTTCGCTGGCAGGCCACCTGCGTCTGGGCAACCTGGTCTATCTCTATCTCGACAACAAGATCACCATCGAAGGCGACACTGACCTGGCCTTCACCGAAGAGGTTGCCACCCGCTACCTCAGTTACGGCTGGCACGTTCAGCATGTTGAGGGTGAAAACGTGCAGGATCTTGACCGGGCCATTGCCAAGGCCAAGAGTTCACCCCGTCCTTCTCTGATCATCGCCCGCTCGCACATCGGCTTCGGCGCACCGAACAAGCAGGACACTCACGACGCCCACGGCGCGCCACTCGGTGCTGAAGAGTTGAAGCTGACCAAGAAGTTCTTCGACCGCGACCCCGAGGCAACGTTCGTTGTCCCTGCAGACGTTATAGAGCACATGGGCGAAGCCATCAAGCGTGGTGCCGAACAAGAGGCAGAATGGCAGAAGGCTTTTGCCAAAGAGCTTCTTCAGAATACCGATCTTGCCGCATGGCAGAAAGTTGCGGCAGGGGAGCTTCCAGAAGGCTGGGACGACCTGCCCAAGTTCGCTGCCGGGGAAAAGTTGGCGACCCGCCAGGCCAGCGGCAAAACCCTGAACGCGATTGCAGGCAAACTGCCTTTCCTGCTCGGTGGTTCAGCCGACCTCGGCCCTTCCAACAACACCACCCTCGTGGGCGAGGATTCCTACACACCGACCACCGTTGGCCGCAACATCCACTTCGGTGTTCGTGAGCACGGCATGGCTGCCATTCTCAACGGCCTGGCGCACACGCCCGGGTTGATCCCCTTCGGCGGCACCTTCATGATCTTCGCCGACTACATGCGACCACCGATGCGCCTTGCAGCAATGATGGGGCTACAGACTGTTTATGTCCTCACCCACGACTCTATCGGCCTGGGCGAAGATGGCCCGACCCACCAACCGATCGAACAACTGCCCAATCTGCGAGCGGTCCCTAACCTGACCGTGATCCGCCCCGGCGATGCCAACGAAACCCTTGAAGCATGGAAGGCCACGATTGCCAATCAGCAGGGTCCAACGGCTTTGATCCTGACCCGTCAGGGTCTGCCGACTCTCGATCGCACCCAGCTCGGTGCAGCAGAAGGCCTCCACCAGGGCGGGTATGTCCTCTCCAAAGAACAGGGCGATCTGCAGACGATCATCATCGCCAGCGGCTCTGAAGTGCCTCTGGCATTGGACGCACAGAAGCAATTGCAAGCGGATGGTATCGGCACACGCGTTGTCTCCCTACCTTCATGGGAGCTGTTTGAAAAGCAGACTCAGGACTACCGCGACCAGGTTCTGCCTCCGGCTTGTCTGAACCGTGTTGCTGTTGAGGCGGCTTCGAGCTTCGGTTGGGAGCGTTACGTTGGTTTCAAAGGCAAGGTCGTCGGCATGCAGGGTTATGGTGCCAGCGGCCCGGCTGGTCAGCTGATGGAGAAGTTTGGTTTTACCGTCGACAACGTCGTTGCTAAAGTTAAAGAACTTTTGTAG
- a CDS encoding GxxExxY protein, whose product MELNVLTGEIVGAAIEVHRELGGPGLLEEIYESAMVCELELRGLSVQRQVAVPVLYKGHNIKKQHYLDLLVEGRVIIEVKAVEKASKLFESQLLTYLRLTQLNVGLLINFGETQVRQGVRRVINELSPKDNLRVSAPPC is encoded by the coding sequence ATGGAACTGAATGTTTTAACGGGGGAGATTGTTGGCGCTGCGATTGAGGTGCATCGTGAATTAGGTGGGCCAGGGCTGCTGGAAGAAATTTATGAATCAGCAATGGTTTGTGAACTTGAATTACGGGGATTGAGCGTTCAGAGGCAAGTTGCTGTTCCAGTGCTATACAAAGGCCATAATATCAAGAAGCAGCATTACCTGGATCTCCTTGTTGAAGGCCGTGTGATAATTGAAGTCAAAGCGGTTGAAAAAGCATCTAAGTTGTTTGAATCTCAACTGCTAACGTATCTGCGCTTGACTCAACTGAATGTTGGTTTGCTGATAAACTTCGGTGAGACACAAGTCAGGCAAGGCGTGCGTCGTGTCATTAATGAACTCTCCCCAAAAGACAACCTCCGCGTCTCCGCGCCTCCGTGTTGA
- a CDS encoding redoxin domain-containing protein, giving the protein MAPTLGFAIEAGEPAPDFKLQSLTGEEVSLSDFKGSLVLLKLATTWCPTCKLLSAEIRKVGPFLKEQNVVVLEVFVQDSKETILEYLGDHEPPMVFHALLDDGQAYEAYNVYLIPRFLVVDKEQVVRFDSSGRNVMADDIRAMVQEYNHPLAQETSGKME; this is encoded by the coding sequence GTGGCTCCAACCCTTGGCTTCGCCATCGAGGCGGGCGAGCCTGCTCCAGATTTTAAGCTACAGTCACTGACGGGCGAAGAGGTCTCCCTTTCCGACTTCAAAGGAAGCCTGGTTCTGCTCAAGCTGGCAACCACCTGGTGCCCGACCTGCAAGCTCCTATCGGCAGAGATCAGAAAAGTCGGTCCTTTTCTTAAGGAACAGAATGTTGTGGTCCTGGAAGTTTTTGTTCAGGACAGCAAGGAGACGATTCTCGAGTATCTAGGTGATCATGAGCCGCCCATGGTTTTTCATGCCTTGCTCGATGATGGCCAGGCTTATGAAGCTTACAATGTTTACCTGATCCCGAGATTCCTGGTTGTCGATAAAGAGCAGGTTGTACGTTTTGACAGCTCCGGCCGTAACGTGATGGCTGACGATATTCGTGCCATGGTTCAGGAGTACAATCATCCTCTGGCACAAGAGACTTCAGGGAAGATGGAATGA
- a CDS encoding porin gives MRRVFCNLVFAITITGFIIVNSIQPAAAASIDEKLERLEKLLQQQQQQIESQSRTIQQLENKLGKMTTSSPAATGTAEQQTTHSGKPAVQSGNEKVSVKLYGQLNRGVLLVDDGDSTNTYQVDNDNSSTRVGLLGSVSTIKDWTIGTKFELEFESNSSSAVNQDEQNGVGGDSFNERWADIFINSPYGMLSLGQGDTASNNTSEIDLSGTTVAGYSDPNSQAGGHFFYDNSTKSLDKNTKIKDVFSNLDGLSRDDRIRYDTPEWRGLKLATSATSGDGGDVALFYTYKSDTLKLAAGAAYSNPGNTSSAIDETINGSVSLLHSSGVNLTLAGGVRELKDSQRDDPTFFYTKLGYKNTFCTLGETAMSIDFGINEDVNLDGDEAQIFSAQLVQYISPWATDFYLTYRNYELDRSGTDFENIHAVLSGLRVKF, from the coding sequence ATGAGACGTGTTTTCTGCAATTTGGTATTTGCCATAACGATAACCGGGTTCATAATCGTTAACTCCATTCAACCCGCCGCAGCCGCCAGTATCGATGAAAAGCTCGAGCGACTCGAGAAACTACTCCAACAACAGCAGCAACAGATCGAATCACAATCCCGAACGATTCAACAATTAGAGAACAAACTGGGGAAGATGACAACATCATCTCCCGCAGCCACTGGCACGGCTGAACAGCAAACAACTCATTCGGGCAAGCCAGCCGTACAATCCGGCAACGAGAAGGTCAGTGTCAAACTGTATGGCCAACTCAACAGAGGCGTACTGCTGGTGGATGACGGCGACAGCACCAACACCTACCAGGTCGACAACGACAACTCCTCGACCCGCGTTGGTCTGCTAGGAAGCGTGAGCACCATTAAAGATTGGACGATTGGTACCAAGTTCGAGCTCGAATTCGAATCTAACTCCAGTAGTGCTGTTAACCAGGACGAGCAGAACGGCGTCGGCGGCGACAGCTTCAACGAACGTTGGGCAGACATTTTCATCAATTCCCCCTACGGCATGCTCTCTCTGGGCCAGGGAGACACGGCGTCGAACAACACTTCAGAAATTGATCTTTCAGGAACGACTGTGGCCGGCTATTCTGATCCCAACTCCCAGGCCGGTGGGCATTTCTTCTATGACAACTCGACAAAAAGCCTCGATAAAAACACAAAAATCAAGGACGTTTTCAGCAACCTTGACGGCCTCAGCCGCGATGACCGTATCCGCTATGACACTCCCGAATGGCGTGGTCTGAAACTGGCAACCTCGGCAACTTCTGGAGATGGTGGCGACGTAGCCTTGTTCTACACCTACAAGTCAGATACGCTCAAGTTGGCTGCGGGTGCGGCGTACTCCAACCCGGGCAACACCTCTTCAGCAATTGACGAGACGATAAACGGATCGGTGTCACTGTTGCACTCAAGCGGAGTGAACTTGACCTTAGCCGGTGGCGTTCGTGAATTGAAAGATTCACAACGGGACGATCCGACTTTTTTCTACACCAAGCTGGGCTACAAGAACACCTTTTGCACACTTGGCGAAACAGCGATGTCTATCGATTTTGGCATTAACGAAGATGTCAATCTCGATGGCGATGAAGCACAAATATTCAGTGCTCAACTGGTACAATATATCTCACCCTGGGCGACCGATTTCTACCTGACCTACCGTAATTATGAACTGGATCGCTCCGGCACCGATTTCGAGAACATTCATGCTGTACTGTCCGGCCTGCGGGTCAAATTTTAA
- a CDS encoding pyridoxal phosphate-dependent aminotransferase, whose product MRNNIVHIGAGELTYEIRAIVEIADKLRSLGIKTNMENIGDPIAKGEIIPQWMKQIVADLAMKDCSYGYCATKGVLETREFLAEMTNRRGKAQLTPDNVIFFNGLGDAIQKVYGLLRRESRVIGPSPTYSTHSSGEAAHAGQKPICYRLDPANSWFPDLDDLRLSIKYNPTISGILIINPDNPTGAVWPERILKEMVAIAKEYDLFIIADEIYQNLVYNGQSTKPISDLIGDVPAISMKGISKELPWPGSRCGWIEVYNADKDPMFQRYIQSIVDSKMVEVCSTTLPQKAIPPILSHPEYPSWLEERIRRYEKFSNIAYEILNKVPEIKVNRTNGAFYMSVAFQEGQLNDKQTLPIELPEVRELVENLVNQPDVSPDKRFVYYLLASTGICVVPLSSFFTPEQGFRITLLERDEETFTRIFENISENITKYLRSANRRK is encoded by the coding sequence ATGCGCAACAATATCGTTCATATCGGTGCCGGAGAGCTGACCTACGAGATCCGCGCTATCGTGGAGATCGCCGACAAACTCAGATCGCTCGGCATCAAAACCAACATGGAGAATATCGGCGACCCGATCGCCAAAGGCGAGATCATTCCCCAGTGGATGAAGCAGATCGTCGCAGATCTCGCCATGAAGGACTGCTCCTACGGATATTGTGCGACCAAGGGTGTGCTTGAAACCCGCGAGTTCCTTGCCGAGATGACCAACAGACGCGGCAAAGCGCAGCTCACCCCAGATAACGTTATTTTCTTCAATGGTCTGGGTGACGCCATTCAGAAGGTTTACGGCCTGCTGCGCCGTGAGTCCCGCGTCATCGGGCCATCACCGACCTACTCCACGCATTCCTCCGGTGAAGCCGCCCATGCCGGACAGAAACCGATCTGTTATCGTCTTGACCCGGCCAACAGCTGGTTCCCAGACCTTGACGATCTGCGCCTGTCGATCAAATACAACCCGACCATTTCCGGCATTCTGATCATCAACCCGGACAATCCTACCGGCGCCGTCTGGCCCGAGCGGATCCTCAAGGAGATGGTGGCGATCGCCAAGGAATATGACCTCTTCATTATTGCCGACGAGATTTATCAGAACCTGGTTTACAACGGCCAGTCGACCAAGCCGATTTCCGACCTGATCGGCGATGTCCCAGCGATCTCAATGAAAGGGATCAGCAAGGAATTGCCCTGGCCCGGATCCCGTTGCGGTTGGATCGAGGTCTACAATGCAGACAAGGACCCGATGTTCCAACGCTACATTCAGAGCATCGTCGACTCGAAGATGGTCGAAGTCTGCTCAACGACCTTGCCGCAGAAAGCCATTCCGCCCATTCTCAGCCATCCGGAATATCCCTCCTGGCTCGAGGAGCGGATCAGACGTTACGAGAAGTTCTCCAATATCGCTTATGAGATTCTCAATAAGGTTCCCGAGATCAAGGTCAACCGAACAAATGGTGCCTTCTACATGAGCGTCGCCTTCCAGGAGGGACAACTCAACGACAAGCAGACCCTGCCGATAGAACTTCCCGAGGTCCGCGAACTGGTCGAGAATCTCGTCAACCAGCCGGACGTGTCACCGGACAAACGCTTTGTTTATTACCTGCTGGCCTCGACCGGGATCTGTGTTGTGCCCCTGTCTTCGTTCTTCACTCCGGAGCAAGGCTTTCGCATCACTTTGCTTGAACGTGACGAAGAGACCTTCACCCGTATCTTCGAGAACATCTCGGAAAACATCACGAAATACCTGAGATCAGCGAACAGAAGAAAATAA